One genomic segment of Candidatus Rokuibacteriota bacterium includes these proteins:
- a CDS encoding tripartite tricarboxylate transporter substrate-binding protein yields the protein MKTRTLALLCALAVLVPGLAALAVAQAKYPSKTMEVVVPYSPGGGTDNLMRMITGIIEENKWSPVPINVNNRTGGSGAVGYTYLIGKKGDSHVVAGATPMVVSGKLEGRLPGDHRDVMTILMIVAIDDLMLSVRTESPFKTIDDFVKAAREKPSVLTVGGTGTNTEDHIFHYLFEHAAKIKVKYVPFNSGGEVTTALMGGHIDAAVENPNEIVAQVEAKKARNLAVASRKRLTDAADVPTFAERGYEFFWEQLRGVVGPAGMSPEAVKWWQDTLKKVTENKKWQELYIKRNLLTPTAWTGEEANKYLDGLNAKYEKALGDLGALKKK from the coding sequence ATGAAGACCCGGACGCTCGCCCTGCTCTGTGCCCTCGCCGTGCTCGTCCCCGGGCTCGCCGCGCTCGCGGTCGCCCAGGCCAAATATCCGTCGAAGACCATGGAGGTGGTCGTGCCCTACTCCCCCGGCGGCGGCACCGACAACCTCATGCGGATGATCACGGGCATCATCGAGGAGAACAAGTGGTCGCCGGTGCCGATCAACGTCAACAACCGCACGGGCGGCAGCGGCGCCGTCGGCTACACCTACCTGATCGGCAAGAAGGGTGACTCCCACGTGGTGGCCGGCGCCACGCCCATGGTCGTGTCCGGGAAGCTGGAAGGGCGCCTCCCGGGCGACCACCGCGACGTGATGACCATCCTCATGATCGTGGCCATCGACGACCTCATGCTCTCGGTGCGGACGGAGTCGCCCTTCAAGACCATCGACGACTTCGTCAAGGCCGCGCGCGAGAAGCCGAGCGTGCTCACCGTCGGCGGTACCGGGACCAATACCGAGGACCACATCTTCCACTATCTCTTCGAGCACGCGGCCAAGATCAAGGTGAAGTACGTGCCGTTCAACTCAGGCGGCGAGGTGACCACCGCCCTCATGGGCGGGCACATCGACGCCGCGGTGGAGAACCCCAACGAGATCGTGGCCCAGGTCGAGGCCAAGAAGGCGCGCAATCTCGCGGTGGCCTCCCGCAAGCGGCTCACCGACGCGGCCGACGTGCCCACCTTCGCGGAGCGGGGCTACGAGTTCTTCTGGGAGCAGCTGCGCGGCGTGGTGGGGCCGGCGGGCATGAGCCCGGAGGCCGTGAAGTGGTGGCAGGACACGCTCAAGAAGGTGACCGAGAACAAGAAGTGGCAGGAGTTGTACATCAAGCGCAACCTCCTGACGCCCACCGCGTGGACGGGGGAGGAGGCCAACAAGTACCTCGATGGCCTCAACGCCAAGTACGAGAAGGCGCTCGGGGACCTCGGCGCGCTGAAGAAGAAGTAG
- a CDS encoding tripartite tricarboxylate transporter TctB family protein encodes MRRADQIAGAGLLLLGVAFAGAGLRNYTYWGAAGPGSGFLPFWLGVTMAVLAAWLLIGATRARTSGGRWLPEGAGLRRLLIVLGVTAGLIAVLKIVGMAVGTVLFLVAILRFVERMRWRSTLAIAVGTAAVNYLIFTYWLRVPFPVGVLGF; translated from the coding sequence GTGCGGCGCGCGGACCAGATCGCCGGCGCCGGGCTGCTCCTGCTCGGCGTGGCGTTCGCGGGAGCAGGGCTCCGGAACTACACCTACTGGGGCGCCGCCGGTCCCGGCTCGGGCTTCCTCCCGTTCTGGCTCGGCGTCACCATGGCCGTCCTCGCCGCCTGGCTCCTGATCGGGGCGACGCGGGCGCGCACCTCGGGCGGCCGCTGGCTGCCGGAGGGGGCCGGGCTGCGGCGCCTCCTCATCGTGCTCGGCGTGACGGCGGGCCTGATCGCCGTCCTCAAGATCGTGGGGATGGCGGTGGGCACCGTGCTCTTCCTCGTCGCCATCCTCCGCTTCGTCGAGCGCATGCGCTGGCGGTCCACCCTCGCCATCGCCGTCGGCACCGCCGCCGTCAACTACCTCATCTTCACCTACTGGCTGCGCGTGCCCTTCCCCGTGGGCGTGCTGGGCTTCTGA